The Syngnathus scovelli strain Florida chromosome 18, RoL_Ssco_1.2, whole genome shotgun sequence genome contains a region encoding:
- the cnksr2a gene encoding connector enhancer of kinase suppressor of ras 2 isoform X1, translating to MALVMEPVSKWTASQVVDWMKGLDDCLQQYVCMFEHGGVCGERLLRISHAELEDLGVSRIGHQELILEAVDLLCALNSGLETESVRTLAHKLGASAKNLQNFISGRRRGSQSESRTSRRLPNDLLTSVVDLIAAAKSLLAWLDRSPFAAVADYSVTRNNVIQLCLELTTIVQQDCTVFETENKILHVCKTLSEVCEHIVRVSSDPPASQSAHLELVRLANVKASEGLGMYIKSTYDGLHVITGTTEGSPADRCKKIHAGDEVIQVNHQTVVGWQLRNLVGSLRADKGSVSLTLKKRPQSTLGSAPALLKNMRWKPLALQPTGSPGSGSATPSGTPTKTSALRELYIPPPPAEPYAPRDETVASDEASRGHSSAAKRSDSPNSFLDQESQRREEDEPLYCTAPTYGRLRPISMPAECNWGGDYEDPAELHRESRREASLLRYVGLTGGGARERTAPDVYACHTARPGKRSDDTTGRAKRRSHHSQSPSHYILQANQRESPPRDPASIYHTYQQASSLQKKTRRKNKGRSLAGLSRRRVSCKALGRGDCEGWLWRKRDAKGYFSQKWKKYWFVLKDTCLYWYINKEDEKAEGFVSLPEFKIDRASECRKKYAFKACHPKVKSFFFAADGVDDMNRWLSRLNTAAVGYAERERIRQEQDYWSESEHEDDATSSPKQDSPPPPYDTYPRPPSMSAYVEGRTTRLSSTETSRSRSSQEDFLCGEPTATAAEPQYHPGPLGGGAVHGGRRPGGSSSSGDLAYRCDPAEYRSSPAGGSSETGSPGRSSSSQRRSWQDLIETPLTEAGLHYLQTGPLEDAVFAEPSPAGPTPVSAGAVYTLPAPRNVPLPVAMQRLIPMATQGGKPRSFTLPRDSNLHALLAPPAMDEQHTHNIGSEGASLGDLFRACEQGGVCPLGRESEAKGQSRFRQSFLQRAADPQLNERLHRLRILSSTLKDREGQLALIERLLARPQLSSAEFQDWKRAYKEHFSQMPNEADEPESGSGPEAESGPEAEPEPGPPSTPSLSHTHSYIETHV from the exons ATGGCGCTGGTGATGGAGCCGGTCAGCAAGTGGACGGCCAGCCAAGTGGTGGACTGGATGAAAG GCTTGGATGACTGCCTGCAGCAGTACGTGTGCATGTTTGAACATGGCGGCGTGTGCGGCGAGAGGCTGCTGAGGATCAGCCACGCCGAACTGGAGGACCTGGGAGTGTCCCGCATCGGTCACCAGGAGCTCATACTGGAGGCCGTCGACCTGCTCTGTGCGCTG AATTCTGGCCTGGAGACGGAGAGTGTTAGGACGCTGGCGCACAAGCTGGGCGCCTCGGCCAAGAACCTGCAGAACTTCATTTCGGGCCGCCGTCGCGGCAGCCAGTCGGAGAGCAGGACGTCGCGACGGCTCCCTAACGACCTGCTCACCTCTGTGGTTGACCTGATCGCCGCCGCCAAGAGCCTGCTGGCCTGGCTGGACAG GTCTCCTTTCGCCGCTGTGGCCGACTACTCGGTAACGCGAAATAACGTCATCCAGCTCTGTCTGGAGCTCACCACTATCGTGCAGCAG GACTGTACGGTGTTTGAGACGGAGAATAAAATCCTGCACGTG TGCAAGACTCTGTCCGAGGTGTGCGAGCACATCGTGCGCGTGTCGTCGGACCCGCCTGCGTCTCAGTCGGCCCATCTGGAGCTGGTCCGCCTCGCCAACGTCAAAGCCTCCGAAGGCCTG GGGATGTACATCAAGTCAACCTACGACGGGCTCCATGTCATCACGGGGACCACGGAAGGG TCTCCAGCTGACCGCTGCAAGAAGATCCACGCGGGGGATGAAGTCATTCAAGTTAATCACCAGACCGTG GTGGGCTGGCAGCTGCGCAACCTGGTGGGCTCGCTGCGGGCCGACAAGGGTTCGGTGTCGCTAACGCTGAAGAAGCGGCCGCAGAGCACGCTGGGCTCCGCCCCGGCGCTGCTCAAAAACATGCGCTGGAAGCCACTGGCCCTACAG CCGACCGGAAGCCCGGGCAGCGGCTCGGCCACACCATCGGGGACCCCCACCAAGACCTCCGCCCTCCGGGAACTTTACATTCCGCCTCCGCCCGCGGAGCCTTACGCGCCCAG AGACGAGACGGTCGCTTCGGACGAGGCATCTCGCGGCCACAGCAGTGCGGCCAAACGATCAGATTCGCCCAACTCCTTCCTGGATCAAGAATCCCAGCGGCGAGAAGAGGACGAGCCGCTTTACTGCACCGCGCCGACATACG GCAGGCTCAGGCCCATTTCCATGCCTGCAGAGTGCAACTGGGGGGGCGACTATGAAGACCCCGCCGAGCTTCACCGAGAAAGCCGCAGAG AGGCATCGCTGCTGCGTTACGTGGGCCTGACGGGTGGCGGGGCGCGAGAGCGGACCGCGCCCGACGTCTACGCCTGCCACACGGCCCGTCCGGGCAAGCGAAGCGACGACACGACCGGGCGCGCCAAGCGGCGGAGCCACCACAGTCAGAGTCCCTCCCACTACATTCTCCAAGCCAATCAGAGAGAGTCGCCACCCAGAGACCCCGCCTCCATTTACCAT ACGTATCAACAGGCCTCCTCGCTACAGAAAAAGACACGCAGGAAGAATAAAG GTCGAAGTTTGGCCGGCCTGAGCCGCCGGCGCGTTTCCTGCAAGGCGCTGGGCCGAGGCGACTGCGAGGGCTGGTTGTGGCGCAAGAGAGATGCCAAGGGTTACTTTTCTCAGAAATGGAAGAAGTACTGGTTCGTTCTGAAGGACACTTGCCTCTACTGGTACATCAACAAGGAG GATGAGAAAGCAGAGGGCTTTGTCAGTCTGCCAGAGTTTAAAATCGATCGCGCAAGTGAATGCCGAAAGAAGTA CGCATTCAAAGCATGCCACCCCAAGGTCAAGAGCTTCTTCTTTGCGGCGGATGGCGTGGACGACATGAACAG GTGGCTGAGTCGACTCAACACGGCTGCTGTGGGCTACGCGGAGAGAGAGAGGATTCGCCAAGAGCAGG ATTACTGGAGCGAGAGCGAGCACGAGGACGACGCCACCTCCAGCCCCAAACAGGACAGCCCCCCGCCTCCGTACGATACCTACCCGCGGCCCCCGTCG ATGAGCGCTTACGTGGAAGGCCGAACTACGCGACTGTCGTCCACCGAGACGTCGCGGTCCCGTTCGTCTCAGGAGGACTTTCTCTGCGGCGAGCCCACGGCCACGGCCGCCGAGCCTCAGTACCACCCCGGCCCTCTCGGGGGCGGCGCCGTGCACGGTGGCAGGAGGCCgggtggcagcagcagcagcggcgaccTGGCGTACCGGTGTGACCCCGCAGAG TACCGCTCCAGTCCTGCAGGGGGCAGTAGCGAGACGGGCTCACCTGGCCGCTCGTCCTCATCTCAGAGACGTTCCTGGCAGGACTTGATTGAGACGCCGCTGACGGAGGCCGGACTGCACTACCTGCAGACGGGACCGCTAG AGGATGCCGTGTTCGCCGAGCCGAGCCCGGCCGGCCCGACGCCTGTCTCGGCCGGGGCTGTCTACACGCTTCCTGCGCCGAGGAATGTACCGTTGCCCGTGGCGATGCAGAGGCTGATCCCTATGGCAACGCAAGGAGGGAAACCTCGCAGCTTCACGCTGCCACGCGACAGCAACCTACATGCGCTGCTGGCGCCTCCTGCCATGGACGAGCAGCACACGCACAACa TTGGCAGCGAAGGGGCGTCCCTGGGCGACCTGTTCCGCGCTTGCGAGCAGGGCGGCGTGTGTCCCCTCGGACGGGAGTCCGAGGCTAAAGGCCAGTCCCGCTTCAGGCAGTCTTTTCTCCAGCGGGCCGCCGACCCGCAGCTCAACGAACGCCTGCACCGCCTACGCATCTTGAGCTCCACGCTGAAG GACAGAGAGGGGCAGCTAGCCCTGATTGAAAGGCTCTTGGCCCGCCCCCAGCTGTCGTCCGCAGAGTTCCAGGACTGGAAGCGAGCTTATAAGGAGCACTTCTCACAGATGCCAAACGAGGCCGACGAGCCCGAGTCCGGGTCCGGGCCCGAGGCCGAGTCTGGGCCTGAGGCCGAGCCCGAGCCCGGGCCGCCGTCGACGCCCTCGCTCTCCCACACGCACTCCTATATCGAGACGCATGTCTGA
- the cnksr2a gene encoding connector enhancer of kinase suppressor of ras 2 isoform X2 translates to MALVMEPVSKWTASQVVDWMKGLDDCLQQYVCMFEHGGVCGERLLRISHAELEDLGVSRIGHQELILEAVDLLCALNSGLETESVRTLAHKLGASAKNLQNFISGRRRGSQSESRTSRRLPNDLLTSVVDLIAAAKSLLAWLDRSPFAAVADYSVTRNNVIQLCLELTTIVQQDCTVFETENKILHVCKTLSEVCEHIVRVSSDPPASQSAHLELVRLANVKASEGLGMYIKSTYDGLHVITGTTEGSPADRCKKIHAGDEVIQVNHQTVVGWQLRNLVGSLRADKGSVSLTLKKRPQSTLGSAPALLKNMRWKPLALQPTGSPGSGSATPSGTPTKTSALRELYIPPPPAEPYAPRDETVASDEASRGHSSAAKRSDSPNSFLDQESQRREEDEPLYCTAPTYEASLLRYVGLTGGGARERTAPDVYACHTARPGKRSDDTTGRAKRRSHHSQSPSHYILQANQRESPPRDPASIYHTYQQASSLQKKTRRKNKGRSLAGLSRRRVSCKALGRGDCEGWLWRKRDAKGYFSQKWKKYWFVLKDTCLYWYINKEDEKAEGFVSLPEFKIDRASECRKKYAFKACHPKVKSFFFAADGVDDMNRWLSRLNTAAVGYAERERIRQEQDYWSESEHEDDATSSPKQDSPPPPYDTYPRPPSMSAYVEGRTTRLSSTETSRSRSSQEDFLCGEPTATAAEPQYHPGPLGGGAVHGGRRPGGSSSSGDLAYRCDPAEYRSSPAGGSSETGSPGRSSSSQRRSWQDLIETPLTEAGLHYLQTGPLEDAVFAEPSPAGPTPVSAGAVYTLPAPRNVPLPVAMQRLIPMATQGGKPRSFTLPRDSNLHALLAPPAMDEQHTHNIGSEGASLGDLFRACEQGGVCPLGRESEAKGQSRFRQSFLQRAADPQLNERLHRLRILSSTLKDREGQLALIERLLARPQLSSAEFQDWKRAYKEHFSQMPNEADEPESGSGPEAESGPEAEPEPGPPSTPSLSHTHSYIETHV, encoded by the exons ATGGCGCTGGTGATGGAGCCGGTCAGCAAGTGGACGGCCAGCCAAGTGGTGGACTGGATGAAAG GCTTGGATGACTGCCTGCAGCAGTACGTGTGCATGTTTGAACATGGCGGCGTGTGCGGCGAGAGGCTGCTGAGGATCAGCCACGCCGAACTGGAGGACCTGGGAGTGTCCCGCATCGGTCACCAGGAGCTCATACTGGAGGCCGTCGACCTGCTCTGTGCGCTG AATTCTGGCCTGGAGACGGAGAGTGTTAGGACGCTGGCGCACAAGCTGGGCGCCTCGGCCAAGAACCTGCAGAACTTCATTTCGGGCCGCCGTCGCGGCAGCCAGTCGGAGAGCAGGACGTCGCGACGGCTCCCTAACGACCTGCTCACCTCTGTGGTTGACCTGATCGCCGCCGCCAAGAGCCTGCTGGCCTGGCTGGACAG GTCTCCTTTCGCCGCTGTGGCCGACTACTCGGTAACGCGAAATAACGTCATCCAGCTCTGTCTGGAGCTCACCACTATCGTGCAGCAG GACTGTACGGTGTTTGAGACGGAGAATAAAATCCTGCACGTG TGCAAGACTCTGTCCGAGGTGTGCGAGCACATCGTGCGCGTGTCGTCGGACCCGCCTGCGTCTCAGTCGGCCCATCTGGAGCTGGTCCGCCTCGCCAACGTCAAAGCCTCCGAAGGCCTG GGGATGTACATCAAGTCAACCTACGACGGGCTCCATGTCATCACGGGGACCACGGAAGGG TCTCCAGCTGACCGCTGCAAGAAGATCCACGCGGGGGATGAAGTCATTCAAGTTAATCACCAGACCGTG GTGGGCTGGCAGCTGCGCAACCTGGTGGGCTCGCTGCGGGCCGACAAGGGTTCGGTGTCGCTAACGCTGAAGAAGCGGCCGCAGAGCACGCTGGGCTCCGCCCCGGCGCTGCTCAAAAACATGCGCTGGAAGCCACTGGCCCTACAG CCGACCGGAAGCCCGGGCAGCGGCTCGGCCACACCATCGGGGACCCCCACCAAGACCTCCGCCCTCCGGGAACTTTACATTCCGCCTCCGCCCGCGGAGCCTTACGCGCCCAG AGACGAGACGGTCGCTTCGGACGAGGCATCTCGCGGCCACAGCAGTGCGGCCAAACGATCAGATTCGCCCAACTCCTTCCTGGATCAAGAATCCCAGCGGCGAGAAGAGGACGAGCCGCTTTACTGCACCGCGCCGACATACG AGGCATCGCTGCTGCGTTACGTGGGCCTGACGGGTGGCGGGGCGCGAGAGCGGACCGCGCCCGACGTCTACGCCTGCCACACGGCCCGTCCGGGCAAGCGAAGCGACGACACGACCGGGCGCGCCAAGCGGCGGAGCCACCACAGTCAGAGTCCCTCCCACTACATTCTCCAAGCCAATCAGAGAGAGTCGCCACCCAGAGACCCCGCCTCCATTTACCAT ACGTATCAACAGGCCTCCTCGCTACAGAAAAAGACACGCAGGAAGAATAAAG GTCGAAGTTTGGCCGGCCTGAGCCGCCGGCGCGTTTCCTGCAAGGCGCTGGGCCGAGGCGACTGCGAGGGCTGGTTGTGGCGCAAGAGAGATGCCAAGGGTTACTTTTCTCAGAAATGGAAGAAGTACTGGTTCGTTCTGAAGGACACTTGCCTCTACTGGTACATCAACAAGGAG GATGAGAAAGCAGAGGGCTTTGTCAGTCTGCCAGAGTTTAAAATCGATCGCGCAAGTGAATGCCGAAAGAAGTA CGCATTCAAAGCATGCCACCCCAAGGTCAAGAGCTTCTTCTTTGCGGCGGATGGCGTGGACGACATGAACAG GTGGCTGAGTCGACTCAACACGGCTGCTGTGGGCTACGCGGAGAGAGAGAGGATTCGCCAAGAGCAGG ATTACTGGAGCGAGAGCGAGCACGAGGACGACGCCACCTCCAGCCCCAAACAGGACAGCCCCCCGCCTCCGTACGATACCTACCCGCGGCCCCCGTCG ATGAGCGCTTACGTGGAAGGCCGAACTACGCGACTGTCGTCCACCGAGACGTCGCGGTCCCGTTCGTCTCAGGAGGACTTTCTCTGCGGCGAGCCCACGGCCACGGCCGCCGAGCCTCAGTACCACCCCGGCCCTCTCGGGGGCGGCGCCGTGCACGGTGGCAGGAGGCCgggtggcagcagcagcagcggcgaccTGGCGTACCGGTGTGACCCCGCAGAG TACCGCTCCAGTCCTGCAGGGGGCAGTAGCGAGACGGGCTCACCTGGCCGCTCGTCCTCATCTCAGAGACGTTCCTGGCAGGACTTGATTGAGACGCCGCTGACGGAGGCCGGACTGCACTACCTGCAGACGGGACCGCTAG AGGATGCCGTGTTCGCCGAGCCGAGCCCGGCCGGCCCGACGCCTGTCTCGGCCGGGGCTGTCTACACGCTTCCTGCGCCGAGGAATGTACCGTTGCCCGTGGCGATGCAGAGGCTGATCCCTATGGCAACGCAAGGAGGGAAACCTCGCAGCTTCACGCTGCCACGCGACAGCAACCTACATGCGCTGCTGGCGCCTCCTGCCATGGACGAGCAGCACACGCACAACa TTGGCAGCGAAGGGGCGTCCCTGGGCGACCTGTTCCGCGCTTGCGAGCAGGGCGGCGTGTGTCCCCTCGGACGGGAGTCCGAGGCTAAAGGCCAGTCCCGCTTCAGGCAGTCTTTTCTCCAGCGGGCCGCCGACCCGCAGCTCAACGAACGCCTGCACCGCCTACGCATCTTGAGCTCCACGCTGAAG GACAGAGAGGGGCAGCTAGCCCTGATTGAAAGGCTCTTGGCCCGCCCCCAGCTGTCGTCCGCAGAGTTCCAGGACTGGAAGCGAGCTTATAAGGAGCACTTCTCACAGATGCCAAACGAGGCCGACGAGCCCGAGTCCGGGTCCGGGCCCGAGGCCGAGTCTGGGCCTGAGGCCGAGCCCGAGCCCGGGCCGCCGTCGACGCCCTCGCTCTCCCACACGCACTCCTATATCGAGACGCATGTCTGA
- the tlr22 gene encoding toll-like receptor 22 has protein sequence MDDGNDPISGRFSWLSFCFVFSLSANCCAGYILKDCRISYDNAICSGSKLRTVPRDIPAWIKTFDLGGNKISKLRAGDFLNYTLLTQLDLKRNNISQIEKGTFANLRLLQMLNLNNNRLAQLGDVFEGLSNLSELRLTSNVIRTVAPSSFKPLTNLTVLDLSFNKLRRLTQVHYAIQHLPNLKYLILKKIDVTIFQSWELTNNTVGFAYLDLSQNHIDVFAVSANVFQNLTWLNVGGSPRRRKFSWEIGRGPLLGQLTSLDIGGLHLTQKDAGVLFQSVNFSLSTLRMNAMKSDIRQLLDVSCTIPTLTQLQLRRNKLRLLDGGLLRLCSNVTELDLADNRMKDVLNGSFGALKDLKKLTLSQNNLSSVPPAVRNLSRLLELDLSSNNISTLTCEDFADLGKLRILGLYQNSISTLHQCVFKGLAKLEVLKLQTNRITQLASAFKRYLPNLRQLKLDNNQIKVIEMGAFEGLRSLQNLSLQRNRLGKLENGSFVGLTMLTDLLLQSNEIQQITAGVFNDLTNLRRLSLLDNRIKYKSSLPLPAAPFSGLSRLETLAMAGQHSRGRSQLPCNFLQGLTNLQIFDTRNVLLASLHPDTFKHTPELQKLDMSSNELIDISPSLFEPIQNLRSLYISRTALRSLDFLKEANLTKLKFLQARRNQYSVITKEQMDALPSLVYLDLQGNSFLCDCDNSQFLLWLNKSQTQVFDAYNFVCNYPPSVKGMKLLDLDIRSCSVDVEFIYFISTTVAVLLFQLSSFTYHFLRWQLAYAYHLFLALLHERKFRDRQPESLYDAFVSYNAGDEDWVFRELVPKLEEEQGWKLCLHHRDFEPGKPIMENITDAIYASRKSICIISRKYLQSEWCSREIQVAGFRLFDEHRDVLILIFLEDIPIWELSPYYRMRKLVKKQTFLSWPRAAQCTDLFWEKLRQALHSGNNPGGELLLLTVESRK, from the exons ATGGATGATGGTAATGACCCCATAAGTGGACGGTTCTCGTGGTTGAgcttttgtttcgttttttcTCTGAGCGCCAACTGTTGCGCCGGATACATACTGAAGGACTGTCGAATAAGCTACGACAACGCCATCTGCTCGGGCAGCAAGCTACGAACCGTCCCCCGGGACATCCCGGCATGGATCAAAACCTTTGACTTGGGCGGGAATAAAATCTCCAAGCTCCGAGCAGGTGATTTCCTCAATTACACGCTCCTGACGCAGTTAGACCTGAAGCGCAATAACATTTCACAGATCGAAAAAGGCACCTTTGCCAACCTGCGCTTGCTGCAAATGTTAAATCTGAATAATAACCGTCTGGCACAACTGGGAGATGTGTTTGAGGGTTTGAGCAACCTGAGCGAGCTGAGACTAACGAGCAACGTCATAAGAACTGTGGCCCCTTCCTCCTTCAAGCCCCTGACAAACTTGACAGTCTTGGACTTGTCATTCAACAAACTGCGGCGCTTGACTCAGGTCCACTACGCAATACAGCATCTACCCAATCTGAAGTATCTCATCCTCAAAAAAATCGACGTCACCATTTTCCAGTCCTGGGAACTGACCAACAACACCGTGGGCTTCGCGTACCTCGATCTGTCTCAGAACCATATCGACGTCTTTGCCGTCAGCGCCAACGTTTTCCAAAACCTGACCTGGCTGAACGTGGGGGGTTCTCCGAGAAGGCGCAAGTTTTCGTGGGAGATTGGCCGAGGGCCTCTTCTCGGACAGCTGACCTCGCTCGATATCGGCGGGCTTCACTTGACGCAGAAGGACGCCGGGGTGCTTTTCCAGAGCGTCAACTTCTCGCTGAGCACTCTACGGATGAACGCCATGAAATCCGACATCAGGCAGCTGCTGGACGTGTCCTGCACCATCCCGACACTGACTCAGTTGCAACTCAGACGCAACAAGCTTCGGCTGCTTGATGGCGGTCTGCTTCGGCTCTGCTCCAACGTCACCGAGTTGGATTTGGCCGACAATCGTATGAAAGACGTTCTCAACGGCTCCTTTGGAGCCCTAAAAGATCTGAAGAAGTTGACTCTCAGTCAGAACAATCTCTCCTCAGTCCCGCCCGCCGTTAGGAATCTGTCCAGACTTCTAGAACTGGACCTGAGCTCCAATAACATCAGCACGCTCACTTGCGAAGACTTCGCCGATCTCGGCAAACTCCGAATCCTTGGCCTTTATCAGAACTCCATATCGACCCTCCACCAGTGCGTCTTCAAAGGTCTAGCCAAGCTTGAGGTCCTCAAATTGCAGACCAATCGAATCACTCAACTGGCCAGTGCATTTAAAAGATACTTACCGAATCTTAGACAGCTGAAACTAGATAATAATCAAATCAAGGTTATCGAAATGGGAGCATTTGAAGGCTTGCGATCTCTCCAGAACTTATCGTTGCAGAGGAATCGACTGGGAAAGCTTGAGAACGGCTCTTTCGTGGGCCTGACGATGCTCACCGACCTTTTGCTGCAATCCAACGAGATCCAACAGATAACCGCGGGCGTTTTCAATGATCTGACCAATTTAAGACGGTTAAGTCTGTTGGACAATCGCATCAAGTACAAGAGCAGTTTGCCGTTGCCGGCGGCGCCGTTCTCTGGGCTTTCTCGCCTGGAGACCTTGGCCATGGCGGGCCAACATAGCAGAGGCAGGTCCCAACTGCCCTGCAACTTTCTGCAGGGTTTGACCAACCTTCAGATTTTCGACACGAGAAACGTCTTACTCGCTTCCTTGCACCCAGACACGTTCAAGCACACACCTGAGCTTCAGAAGCTTGACATGAGCTCAAATGAGTTAATCGATATCTCCCCTAGCTTGTTTGAGCCCATCCAGAACCTGCGCAGCCTCTACATTTCAAGAACCGCTCTCCGGTCGCTCGATTTCCTGAAGGAGGCCAACCTTACCAAACTCAAGTTCCTCCAAGCACGAAGGAACCAGTATTCGGTCATCACCAAGGAACAGATGGACGCCCTTCCTTCCCTGGTGTATTTGGACCTTCAGGGGAACAGTTTTCTATGCGATTGCGACAACTCCCAGTTCCTGCTGTGGTTGAACAAAAGTCAAACCCAAGTCTTTGACGCCTACAACTTTGTATGCAACTACCCCCCGAGCGTTAAAGGCATGAAGCTGCTGGACCTCGACATCCGATCCTGCTCGGTGGATGTAGAGTTCATCTACTTCATCTCCACCACCGTGGCCGTACTCTTGTTTCAGTTGTCGTCCTTTACCTATCACTTCCTGCGGTGGCAGCTGGCCTACGCCTATCACCTCTTCCTGGCCTTGCTGCACGAGCGGAAATTCCGCGACAGACAGCCCGAGTCGCTCTACGACGCCTTCGTCTCTTACAATGCCGGCGACGAGGACTGGGTATTCAGGGAGCTGGTGCCCAAACTTGAGGAGGAGCAAGGCTGGAAGTTGTGCTTGCACCACAGAGACTTCGAGCCAG GGAAGCCCATCATGGAGAACATCACCGACGCCATCTATGCCAGCAGAAAATCCATCTGCATAATCAGTCGCAAATACTTGCAGAGCGAGTGGTGCTCCAGAGAGATTCAGGTGGCCGG CTTCCGCCTGTTTGATGAGCACAGGGATGTTCTCATCCTGATCTTCCTGGAGGACATTCCCATCTGGGAGCTGTCTCCTTACTACCGCATGAGGAAGCTTGTGAAAAAGCAGACCTTCCTGAGTTGGCCTCGGGCAGCCCAGTGCACCGACCTCTTCTGGGAGAAGCTCCGGCAGGCTCTGCACTCCGGAAACAATCCCGGCGGGGAACTGCTACTGCTCACCGTGGAGAGCAGAAAGTGA
- the ccl20b gene encoding C-C motif chemokine 20b, producing the protein MRGHAIFLLSGLLILTSFMAGTHSASCCLKYIRGQLPCQRVSGYTYQSMGKSCDINAVILHLPGRFLCANPAASWTQRVMRCIDERRRKNTEALQESAKTTTAA; encoded by the exons ATGCGAGGCCACGCCATCTTTCTCCTCAGTGGGTTGCTCATCCTCACCAGCTTCATGGCCGGCACGCATTCGG CCAGTTGCTGTTTGAAGTACATCAGGGGGCAGTTGCCATGCCAACGGGTGTCAGGTTACACCTACCAGTCCATGGGAAAGTCCTGCGATATCAACGCCGTCAT CCTTCACCTCCCCGGAAGGTTTTTGTGCGCCaatcccgccgcgagctggacccaACGAGTGATGCGCTGCATCGA TGAGCGCAGGAGGAAGAACACAGAGGCCCTTCAGGAATCCGCCAAAACCACCACAGCGGCATGA